From one Dermacentor silvarum isolate Dsil-2018 chromosome 3, BIME_Dsil_1.4, whole genome shotgun sequence genomic stretch:
- the LOC125944509 gene encoding uncharacterized protein LOC125944509 isoform X1, giving the protein MHAGCYVLMLLFFTTGTLYRSQAYYQSNIYCHRLVTPLITSLLSPCTFPCVLLNAEGISSGIVVQWEPEGTPCKVGRCRGGSCLGFRNYAATKTLKSRMFLGDGISHRGIVADSDDRGISVPVLTSADISVKGPMSKISVTERSDEHNNNLDGRRASATSVTSSNGGRVPDIGISRLRIKQVARRSDQQWPRSGTWRKKQKSKVCSGHLRKKERKCTRQATGVDSTNSQDNGGRNSSSSTSNDRRPPPSGAETGGGLTNLPSTTRFGGQDNFAGVAPGMANLAYGTGLPKRRRFSLPYGVAPMLTMSLVNSGIQIATEGVRAAIRHHAAKKAAAARRNAAAAAAGSRIGSSGNTEKAAGTAIPTSGRSNARASDGRPVTAGEDAGATGGERHSVSISISVDTKPGNNTELGTSSGDHNGGTANTGNSSA; this is encoded by the exons GCACTCTCTACCGAAGCCAAGCTTATTACCAAAGTAATATTTATTGTCACCGATTGGTGACGCCACTAATA ACATCGCTTTTATCACCATGCACATTTCCTTGCGTATTACTGAATGCAGAAGGAATTTCAAGCGGCATCGTTGTACAATGGGAGCCAGAAGGAACGCCATGTAAG GTAGGTCGCTGCAGAGGAGGTTCTTGTCTTGGATTCCGGAATTACGCAGCAACGAAAACCTTGAAATCTCGCATGTTCTTGGGCGACGGCATTAGTCACCGTGGCATCGTGGCGGATTCAGATGACCGAGGTATCAGCGTTCCTGTCCTGACTAGTGCCGACATCTCTGTTAAAGGCCCCATGAGTAAAATCAGCGTCACAGAGCGTAGCGACGAACATAATAATAATCTTGACGGGAGGAGAGCCAGTGCAACAAGTGTTACATCCAGCAACGGAGGCAGGGTGCCTGATATCGGCATCAGCAGATTGCGTATAAAACAGGTAGCGAGACGCAGTGATCAACAGTGGCCAAGATCCGGAACTTGGAGAAAAAAGCAAAAATCCAAAGTCTGCTCAGGGCACCTtcgcaaaaaagaaaggaaatgcactCGACAAGCTACTGGTGTTGATAGCACCAATAGTCAAGATAACGGAGGAAGAAATTCCTCATCTAGCACTTCCAACGACAGGAGGCCGCCACCCAGTGGCGCAGAAACCGGAGGTGGTTTGACTAACCTACCCAGCACCACCAGATTTGGCGGCCAAGACAACTTTGCTGGAGTAGCCCCTGGGATGGCGAACCTCGCTTATGGCACAGGATTGCCCAAACGAAGGCGCTTCAGCTTACCCTATGGTGTCGCCCCTATGCTTACTATGTCTCTTGTTAACAGCGGTATCCAGATTGCAACAGAAGGCGTAAGGGCGGCTATCAGACATCACGCCGCGAAAAAGGCTGCAGCCGCACGTAGAAATGCTGCTGCAGCCGCGGCCGGCAGCAGGATAGGGAGTTCAGGTAACACTGAGAAGGCTGCCGGCACTGCCATTCCTACCAGTGGAAGGAGCAATGCTAGAGCAAGTGATGGCAGACCTGTCACGGCGGGCGAGGATGCAGGCGCAACTGGTGGCGAGCGGCACAGCGTTTCCATTTCCATAAGTGTCGACACAAAGCCTGGAAACAATACAGAGCTTGGAACCAGCTCTGGTGACCACAACGGCGGTACCGCCAACACTGGAAACAGTAGTGCCTGA
- the LOC125944509 gene encoding uncharacterized protein LOC125944509 isoform X2: MQKEFQAASLYNGSQKERHVGRCRGGSCLGFRNYAATKTLKSRMFLGDGISHRGIVADSDDRGISVPVLTSADISVKGPMSKISVTERSDEHNNNLDGRRASATSVTSSNGGRVPDIGISRLRIKQVARRSDQQWPRSGTWRKKQKSKVCSGHLRKKERKCTRQATGVDSTNSQDNGGRNSSSSTSNDRRPPPSGAETGGGLTNLPSTTRFGGQDNFAGVAPGMANLAYGTGLPKRRRFSLPYGVAPMLTMSLVNSGIQIATEGVRAAIRHHAAKKAAAARRNAAAAAAGSRIGSSGNTEKAAGTAIPTSGRSNARASDGRPVTAGEDAGATGGERHSVSISISVDTKPGNNTELGTSSGDHNGGTANTGNSSA, translated from the exons ATGCAGAAGGAATTTCAAGCGGCATCGTTGTACAATGGGAGCCAGAAGGAACGCCAT GTAGGTCGCTGCAGAGGAGGTTCTTGTCTTGGATTCCGGAATTACGCAGCAACGAAAACCTTGAAATCTCGCATGTTCTTGGGCGACGGCATTAGTCACCGTGGCATCGTGGCGGATTCAGATGACCGAGGTATCAGCGTTCCTGTCCTGACTAGTGCCGACATCTCTGTTAAAGGCCCCATGAGTAAAATCAGCGTCACAGAGCGTAGCGACGAACATAATAATAATCTTGACGGGAGGAGAGCCAGTGCAACAAGTGTTACATCCAGCAACGGAGGCAGGGTGCCTGATATCGGCATCAGCAGATTGCGTATAAAACAGGTAGCGAGACGCAGTGATCAACAGTGGCCAAGATCCGGAACTTGGAGAAAAAAGCAAAAATCCAAAGTCTGCTCAGGGCACCTtcgcaaaaaagaaaggaaatgcactCGACAAGCTACTGGTGTTGATAGCACCAATAGTCAAGATAACGGAGGAAGAAATTCCTCATCTAGCACTTCCAACGACAGGAGGCCGCCACCCAGTGGCGCAGAAACCGGAGGTGGTTTGACTAACCTACCCAGCACCACCAGATTTGGCGGCCAAGACAACTTTGCTGGAGTAGCCCCTGGGATGGCGAACCTCGCTTATGGCACAGGATTGCCCAAACGAAGGCGCTTCAGCTTACCCTATGGTGTCGCCCCTATGCTTACTATGTCTCTTGTTAACAGCGGTATCCAGATTGCAACAGAAGGCGTAAGGGCGGCTATCAGACATCACGCCGCGAAAAAGGCTGCAGCCGCACGTAGAAATGCTGCTGCAGCCGCGGCCGGCAGCAGGATAGGGAGTTCAGGTAACACTGAGAAGGCTGCCGGCACTGCCATTCCTACCAGTGGAAGGAGCAATGCTAGAGCAAGTGATGGCAGACCTGTCACGGCGGGCGAGGATGCAGGCGCAACTGGTGGCGAGCGGCACAGCGTTTCCATTTCCATAAGTGTCGACACAAAGCCTGGAAACAATACAGAGCTTGGAACCAGCTCTGGTGACCACAACGGCGGTACCGCCAACACTGGAAACAGTAGTGCCTGA